One stretch of Tepidibacter hydrothermalis DNA includes these proteins:
- a CDS encoding methyl-accepting chemotaxis protein gives MFKFKKLKSKIIAYIGIFVLISLCITSGILYSQTSKLMTGAAYENTKETAYNYSNFVEGELNNTVSIAENLSNILKVMKESGSTDRSFLNNILKETLEKNEDFIAVWTCWEPNKFDGKDKEYVNSIDSDYTGRVIPYWYRNEGSIKVEALKEYDIQSGGDFDLIPKDTKSEYIMDPYWYEFGNKKELMISLGVPIEINGEVLGVLGIDMSLESFQQQVKDIKPYGTGYVSIIANNGTYVAHKKDDNLGKDIGNTNERKEIKEFIKEGKEHSLNLVSNSLKKEVHRIYVPIEIGNTSTPWSFSVSIPVEAIVKDVKKMRNISIVTTIVSMILLILIINMISDKISKPILDTTEMLKEVAQGEGDLTKRLKVVTEDEVGELAKWFNIFIENVNIIIARVKESAELMASSSAEIGTVMDESARGIEQMAIGVTSISDSIQGNASIVEETTASIEEMASSSNVISEEAEGTFNKSKEILKLSNEGAKEIDEVVKTINEVEKSTGLVYESILDLNESSKEIGDIISIITGISEQTNLLALNAAIEAARAGEHGKGFAVVAEEVRKLAEESKVSAYKIEELIDDIQSKSQRADKSIKEGTTLVKVGVDKATKINDKFDDILNAIYDITNTIEVVSRSSQNQAGISQDMTSAMNEISSTTNENASEVQQINAVIEEQVSSFEEISASVDNLSNVAQELKNHTDRFKV, from the coding sequence ATGTTTAAATTTAAAAAATTAAAGAGTAAAATAATAGCATATATAGGAATATTTGTACTTATTTCCTTGTGCATAACAAGTGGCATACTATATTCTCAAACTAGCAAACTGATGACTGGAGCTGCTTATGAAAATACAAAAGAAACAGCTTATAATTATAGCAATTTTGTGGAAGGAGAATTAAACAATACTGTGAGTATTGCTGAAAATTTGAGCAATATATTAAAAGTAATGAAAGAATCGGGCTCTACAGACAGGAGTTTTTTAAATAATATCTTAAAAGAAACTCTAGAGAAAAATGAAGATTTTATAGCGGTATGGACATGTTGGGAGCCTAACAAGTTTGATGGTAAAGATAAGGAGTATGTTAATTCAATAGATAGTGATTATACGGGAAGAGTAATACCTTATTGGTACAGAAATGAAGGTTCTATTAAAGTAGAAGCTTTAAAAGAATATGATATACAGTCGGGAGGGGATTTTGACCTGATTCCTAAAGATACTAAATCTGAATATATAATGGATCCTTATTGGTATGAATTTGGAAATAAAAAAGAGCTTATGATATCTTTAGGTGTACCAATTGAGATAAATGGAGAGGTATTAGGTGTATTGGGTATTGATATGAGTCTTGAATCCTTTCAGCAACAAGTAAAGGATATAAAGCCATATGGAACTGGATATGTATCTATTATAGCTAATAATGGTACTTATGTAGCTCATAAAAAAGATGATAATCTCGGTAAGGATATTGGAAATACAAATGAAAGAAAAGAGATAAAGGAATTCATAAAAGAAGGAAAAGAACATAGCTTAAATTTAGTATCTAATTCATTAAAAAAGGAAGTACATAGAATATATGTACCTATAGAAATAGGAAATACTTCTACACCTTGGTCTTTTTCAGTTAGTATTCCTGTGGAAGCTATAGTGAAAGATGTAAAAAAAATGAGAAATATATCTATAGTAACAACTATAGTATCTATGATATTGTTAATTCTTATTATAAATATGATATCTGATAAAATTTCAAAACCTATATTAGATACAACAGAAATGCTTAAGGAGGTTGCTCAAGGTGAGGGAGATCTAACCAAAAGGTTAAAAGTAGTTACAGAAGATGAAGTAGGAGAGTTGGCAAAATGGTTTAATATATTTATAGAAAATGTAAATATTATAATTGCAAGAGTTAAGGAAAGTGCAGAATTGATGGCATCTTCTTCGGCAGAAATTGGAACGGTAATGGATGAATCTGCTCGTGGAATTGAACAAATGGCTATAGGTGTTACTTCTATATCGGACTCTATTCAAGGGAATGCAAGTATAGTAGAAGAAACTACAGCGAGTATAGAAGAAATGGCAAGCTCTTCAAATGTTATTTCAGAGGAAGCGGAAGGTACGTTTAATAAAAGTAAAGAAATTTTAAAATTATCTAATGAAGGAGCAAAGGAGATAGACGAGGTAGTAAAAACTATTAATGAGGTAGAAAAATCTACTGGTTTAGTATATGAATCTATTTTAGATTTAAATGAATCATCTAAGGAAATTGGAGATATAATTTCTATAATAACAGGAATATCTGAACAAACAAATTTATTAGCTTTAAATGCAGCTATAGAAGCAGCTAGGGCTGGAGAACATGGGAAAGGATTTGCAGTAGTAGCGGAGGAAGTTAGAAAGTTAGCAGAAGAAAGTAAAGTGTCTGCTTATAAAATAGAGGAATTAATAGATGATATTCAATCTAAATCACAAAGAGCGGATAAGTCTATAAAGGAAGGAACTACTTTAGTTAAGGTTGGTGTAGATAAGGCAACTAAAATAAATGACAAATTTGATGATATATTAAATGCTATATATGATATTACTAACACAATAGAAGTGGTATCTAGATCATCTCAAAATCAAGCTGGTATATCACAAGATATGACTAGTGCTATGAATGAAATATCTAGTACTACTAATGAGAATGCTAGCGAAGTACAGCAGATAAATGCAGTAATAGAAGAACAGGTAAGTTCTTTTGAAGAGATAAGTGCTAGTGTAGACAATTTAAGTAATGTAGCACAGGAATTAAAAAATCATACAGATAGATTTAAAGTATAG
- the coaE gene encoding dephospho-CoA kinase (Dephospho-CoA kinase (CoaE) performs the final step in coenzyme A biosynthesis.), which yields MIVIGLTGSIGSGKSTVSNILKKKNINIIDADEISRKIFDNKKDLDVLVEYFGSEILDSDNMLDRKKLGSIVFSDENKLEKLNSITHPIIINNIKVNIDKFNKQGEKIVILDAPLLIEANLLNLVDMVLLVTCNENIQIKRIVKRDNISKEDATLRIRSQMSVEDKKKYADYIIDNSYDQDKLEADVEKFCDYVEETYLD from the coding sequence ATGATAGTAATAGGTCTTACAGGGTCAATAGGAAGTGGAAAAAGTACAGTTTCTAATATTTTAAAGAAAAAGAATATAAACATAATAGATGCAGATGAAATTTCAAGAAAAATATTTGATAATAAAAAAGATCTTGATGTGCTTGTAGAATATTTTGGAAGTGAGATACTTGATTCTGATAATATGTTAGATAGAAAAAAATTAGGAAGTATTGTTTTCTCCGATGAAAATAAGCTTGAAAAACTAAATTCTATAACTCATCCTATAATAATTAACAACATAAAAGTCAATATAGACAAATTTAATAAACAAGGTGAAAAAATTGTGATATTAGATGCGCCTCTTTTAATAGAGGCAAATCTATTAAATTTAGTCGATATGGTACTTCTTGTTACATGCAATGAAAATATACAGATTAAAAGAATCGTAAAAAGAGATAATATAAGCAAAGAGGATGCTACTTTAAGAATTAGATCACAGATGAGTGTGGAAGATAAGAAAAAATATGCTGATTATATAATCGATAATTCATATGATCAGGATAAACTTGAAGCGGATGTAGAAAAATTTTGTGATTATGTGGAGGAAACGTATCTTGATTAA
- a CDS encoding ABC transporter substrate-binding protein — protein MKKVKIIFLLIMVVFLFGCSKDNVNIDAELEKAILQEEDLSPKSGGKVNISVVEFKTLNPLLNNEKSLDQALKLVYDSLFVVDENYNIKPKLVDKYTLSQDGMSLSINLKDNILWHDGTSLTSQDVQFTINLLKTLDKSTYKSLVENVSRVEVLSDTSFNIVFKDSYSFSLENFIFPILPKNRLAGLSNEDMTLYSNNLIGSGMYKIDKYEKRKYIDLVRNEDYYDKKPYIDKVRLVIVPDKEAQESMIISLETDICKIDKIISGEFPAKRFDINNYTGNEYEFVALNFDNQYIQDINFRKALLYSIDRKKILKDVYLNNGDLVEFPLNKKSKYYNKELETVKYDVDKAKKYLSKINLDEVQFRVVVNQENFERLKEAYLIKTSLSDVGIDAQIIELSGEELTNAINNKDYDLALLGWTLPIVPDPRFNFYNDFTNYNDDNVNILIQKLISSNSESERIQNYNELEKYVSKNIPFISLLVKDKNLVLNNKIKGKLDSNEFNIYNGFENIYVSE, from the coding sequence ATGAAAAAAGTTAAAATTATTTTTCTTTTAATTATGGTTGTATTTCTCTTTGGATGTAGCAAAGATAATGTTAATATAGATGCTGAGTTAGAAAAAGCTATATTGCAAGAGGAAGACTTAAGCCCTAAGAGTGGTGGAAAAGTAAATATTTCTGTTGTCGAATTTAAAACATTGAACCCACTTTTAAATAATGAAAAATCCTTAGATCAAGCTCTTAAATTGGTGTATGACAGTCTATTTGTGGTAGATGAAAATTATAATATAAAGCCAAAGCTTGTTGATAAGTATACTCTTTCGCAAGATGGAATGAGCTTAAGTATAAATTTAAAAGATAATATACTTTGGCATGATGGAACAAGTTTAACAAGTCAAGATGTTCAATTTACAATAAATCTATTGAAAACACTAGATAAAAGTACTTATAAATCTCTTGTTGAGAATGTATCTAGGGTGGAGGTTTTATCTGATACTAGCTTTAATATAGTATTTAAAGATTCATATTCTTTTTCTTTAGAAAATTTTATATTTCCAATACTTCCAAAGAATAGACTTGCTGGTTTGAGTAATGAGGACATGACTCTTTATTCAAACAATTTAATAGGATCTGGAATGTATAAAATAGATAAATATGAAAAAAGAAAGTATATAGATTTAGTAAGAAATGAAGATTACTATGATAAGAAACCTTATATAGATAAGGTAAGACTAGTTATAGTACCTGATAAAGAAGCACAAGAGAGTATGATTATATCTCTTGAAACTGATATTTGTAAAATAGATAAGATAATAAGTGGGGAGTTTCCTGCTAAGCGATTTGATATAAATAATTACACAGGAAATGAATACGAATTTGTAGCTTTGAATTTCGATAATCAATATATACAAGATATAAATTTTAGAAAAGCATTATTGTACAGTATAGATAGAAAAAAAATATTAAAGGATGTTTATTTGAATAACGGAGATTTAGTGGAATTCCCATTAAATAAAAAATCAAAATACTACAATAAAGAATTAGAAACTGTTAAATACGATGTAGATAAAGCTAAGAAATATTTGAGTAAGATAAATTTAGACGAAGTTCAGTTTAGAGTTGTTGTAAATCAAGAAAATTTTGAAAGACTAAAAGAAGCTTATTTAATAAAAACTTCATTGTCAGATGTAGGAATTGATGCACAAATAATAGAACTTTCTGGAGAAGAACTTACAAATGCTATTAACAATAAGGACTATGATTTAGCACTTTTAGGGTGGACACTTCCTATTGTTCCTGACCCTAGGTTTAATTTCTACAATGATTTTACAAATTATAATGATGATAATGTAAATATATTGATTCAAAAGCTTATAAGTTCTAATAGCGAATCTGAAAGAATACAAAACTATAATGAACTAGAAAAATATGTTAGCAAGAACATCCCGTTTATAAGTCTGTTGGTTAAGGATAAAAACTTAGTTTTAAATAATAAAATCAAAGGAAAGCTGGATTCAAATGAATTTAATATATATAATGGTTTTGAAAACATATATGTAAGTGAATAG
- a CDS encoding lytic transglycosylase domain-containing protein — MIKKKYFIICAIILIAGLTFGVNRCLKIVYPTHYEEYVMKYSKEYDIDPYLVFSIMKVESKFFPYAESNREARGLMQISNITQLWAEDELQMGDINIFNPETNIQIGCWYISKLFKQFDDKDLVIAAYNGGSGNVDKWLKDQRYSRNGINLDTIPFKETSDYVNKVNKYYKRYKAIYEK; from the coding sequence TTGATTAAAAAGAAGTATTTTATTATTTGCGCTATTATACTTATTGCGGGTTTGACATTTGGAGTGAATAGATGTTTAAAAATAGTATATCCCACACATTATGAAGAGTATGTAATGAAATATTCTAAGGAATACGATATAGATCCATATTTGGTATTTTCTATAATGAAGGTTGAAAGTAAATTTTTTCCTTATGCTGAGTCTAATAGAGAGGCTAGGGGCCTTATGCAAATATCAAATATTACTCAGTTATGGGCTGAGGATGAACTTCAAATGGGAGATATAAATATATTTAATCCAGAGACTAATATTCAAATAGGATGTTGGTATATAAGTAAGCTATTTAAGCAATTCGATGATAAAGACTTAGTAATAGCGGCGTATAATGGTGGATCTGGAAATGTAGACAAATGGCTAAAGGATCAAAGGTATAGTAGAAATGGAATAAACTTAGATACAATACCTTTTAAAGAGACTAGCGATTATGTGAACAAGGTAAATAAATATTATAAAAGATATAAAGCTATTTACGAGAAATGA
- a CDS encoding DUF1540 domain-containing protein: MNQGNHNIGCTVTECRHHAKTMNNCTLTHIEVVKHKSEATCPECTDCGSFEKEK; the protein is encoded by the coding sequence ATGAATCAAGGAAACCATAATATAGGATGTACTGTTACTGAATGTAGACATCATGCTAAAACTATGAACAATTGTACTCTAACTCATATAGAAGTTGTAAAACACAAAAGTGAAGCTACATGTCCAGAGTGCACAGATTGCGGAAGTTTCGAAAAAGAAAAATAA